Part of the Streptomyces sp. NBC_00457 genome, GATGTGCGCGGCGCGGCGGGCGACCTGCGGCGCGAGATGCGGGCGGCGGCGAGCGAAGCCCGCCGGGGCACCGGCACCCAGGCACACGTCGAACAGGACGGCCCGCTCGGCGACTTCGCGGACTACGCGGACAACGAGTCCTGGCGCGCGGCCAAGGAGGAGATGCGTCGCGTCAAGCAGGAGTGGAAGGAGCAGGCCAGGCGGGCCAAGGACGAGAGCCGCCGGGCCCGCGAGGAGGCCCAGCGGGCCCGGCGCCAGGCCAAGGAGGCCCAGGACCGGGCCCGGGCGCAGGCGCAGGAGGAGGTGCAGCGCATCGCCCGACGGGTCCAGGAGCAGGTGCAGGACCACTTCGCGCGGGGCGACTGGCCGACGGGCGTGCGCGAGGGCCTGACGGAACTGGCCAAGGAGTTCGGCGAGTTCGGGAAGGACTACGGCAAGGAGTTCGGCAGGGACTTCGGTTTCGGCCGGACCGGCACCGCCAAGTCGGAGCCCGCCAAGTCGGATTCCGCCGAGCCGGAGTACTCCGACACCCCGGAGGACTTCCCGGCCGACTTCGAACCCTCCTGGGCCCACGAGGCCCCCACCGGCGACCCGGCCCGCGACCTCGACCGTCTGCTGGACCGCTTCCGCGACGACATCCGCGACGCGGCCCGCGACCATGGCGTCACGGCCGACCAACTCCGCGACACCCGCCGCCACTTGTCGACGACGGCGGCACATATCGGGGCGCTGCTGCGGACACCGAAGGGGTGACCCCGCGCGCGTACGGCAGTGCGGCGACCGGGATCAGCCGCACTGCCAGAGGAAACGGCCCTCCTTGATCGCCGACCCGGCCCGGCGCTCTCCACGCCGGGCGCCCCACCCCGTCAGCCGGCCTTCGCCTCTCCCCCGCCGTACAGCACACGCGTCAGCGCCTCGTACGTCACTCCGTGATCGGCGAGGACCTCGGCGGGGACGCCGGGCCGGGCGGCGAGAGCGAGGAGGATGTGTTCGTCGCCGATGTGCCGGTCGCGG contains:
- a CDS encoding PadR family transcriptional regulator, which encodes MPPVFAHGRLRLYLLKLLDESPRHGYEVIRLLEDRFQGLYAPSAGTVYPRLAKLEAEGLVTHTTEGGRKVYAITDAGRAELADRSGELADLELEIRESVAELAAEIQADVRGAAGDLRREMRAAASEARRGTGTQAHVEQDGPLGDFADYADNESWRAAKEEMRRVKQEWKEQARRAKDESRRAREEAQRARRQAKEAQDRARAQAQEEVQRIARRVQEQVQDHFARGDWPTGVREGLTELAKEFGEFGKDYGKEFGRDFGFGRTGTAKSEPAKSDSAEPEYSDTPEDFPADFEPSWAHEAPTGDPARDLDRLLDRFRDDIRDAARDHGVTADQLRDTRRHLSTTAAHIGALLRTPKG